From a single Adhaeribacter swui genomic region:
- a CDS encoding GDP-mannose 4,6-dehydratase codes for MGTNLAKRLLQEGKRVMVLDNLSRPGVERNLQWLHDNYNERLEIFVGDIRDLATVKKVMKNADQVFHFAAQVAVTTSLDYPINDFEINARGIINVLEAIRAQDNPPPLVFTSTNKVYGGLEDLLFIADGSRYNPSDKTILKHGIGESRSLDFHSPYGCSKGAADQYVVDYARTYNLPAVVFRMSCIYGPHQYGNEDQGWVAHFAIRAIENKAISIYGDGKQVRDVLFVEDLVDAFLLAQEHMPQISGQAFNIGGGPENTTSLLELLELIGEFQGSKIPLQFGDWRPGDQHYYVSDIRKFKKATGWYPKNSVQEGVAKLYRWLCETRGIELPADFALPEKNKVSKVAIA; via the coding sequence GTGGGCACTAACCTGGCCAAACGTTTACTGCAGGAAGGCAAGCGGGTAATGGTGCTGGATAATCTTTCGCGGCCGGGCGTAGAGCGTAACCTGCAATGGTTACACGATAACTACAACGAACGTTTAGAAATTTTCGTGGGTGATATCAGGGATTTAGCTACCGTTAAAAAGGTAATGAAAAACGCCGATCAGGTATTTCATTTTGCCGCCCAGGTAGCCGTTACTACTTCTTTGGATTACCCAATCAACGATTTTGAAATTAATGCCCGTGGCATCATTAACGTTTTAGAAGCCATTAGGGCGCAGGATAATCCGCCGCCTTTGGTGTTTACTTCTACCAACAAAGTATATGGCGGCTTAGAAGATTTATTGTTTATTGCAGATGGTTCGCGGTATAACCCTTCGGATAAAACGATCTTAAAACACGGTATCGGCGAAAGCCGGTCTTTGGATTTCCATAGCCCTTACGGTTGCTCCAAAGGCGCCGCCGACCAGTACGTGGTGGATTATGCCCGCACGTATAACCTGCCAGCCGTAGTTTTCCGGATGAGCTGCATTTACGGTCCGCACCAGTACGGCAACGAGGACCAGGGTTGGGTAGCGCATTTTGCCATCCGGGCCATCGAAAACAAAGCTATCAGCATTTACGGTGATGGCAAACAAGTACGCGACGTGCTGTTTGTAGAAGATTTAGTAGATGCCTTTTTGTTAGCCCAAGAACACATGCCGCAAATCTCAGGTCAGGCTTTTAATATTGGCGGAGGTCCCGAAAATACCACCAGCTTGTTAGAATTACTAGAGTTAATCGGGGAGTTTCAGGGTTCTAAAATTCCCTTACAATTCGGCGACTGGCGGCCTGGCGATCAGCATTATTACGTGTCGGATATCCGGAAATTTAAAAAAGCTACCGGCTGGTACCCGAAAAACTCCGTGCAGGAAGGTGTTGCTAAATTATACCGGTGGTTATGCGAAACCCGGGGCATTGAGTTACCCGCCGATTTTGCGCTGCCGGAAAAAAATAAAGTTTCAAAAGTTGCGATTGCTTAA
- a CDS encoding MDR/zinc-dependent alcohol dehydrogenase-like family protein produces MNSELIAITDLPTEKTTTMRAAIIEAPQNIKITNVTLPEPGPTQVRIKMEGCGLCASNIPVWQGREWFTYPVAAGNPGHEGWGFVDAVGAEVTQVKVGDRVAAITYNAYAEYDLAEADSLVKLPEAFNSIPFPGEPLGCAINIFKRSDIQAGQTVAIIGIGFLGALLIQLAKHAGARVIALSQRDFSLKIAQECGADEIIKLDDHWQIIEKVKNLTNGTFCPRVIECTGKEWPLNLAGELTAERGKLIIAGFHQDGMRSVNVQLWNWRGLDVINAHERDPQIYLQGMREAVEAVLSGRMNPQPLYTHTYPFEEIDQAFQVLENRPDGFMKALIQF; encoded by the coding sequence ATGAATTCAGAATTAATTGCCATAACCGATTTACCCACAGAAAAAACAACTACCATGCGGGCTGCTATTATAGAGGCACCGCAAAACATAAAAATAACGAACGTTACTTTACCCGAACCCGGCCCTACGCAAGTGCGGATTAAAATGGAAGGTTGCGGCCTGTGTGCCTCCAACATACCGGTTTGGCAAGGGCGCGAGTGGTTTACGTACCCGGTAGCGGCCGGAAACCCCGGTCACGAAGGCTGGGGCTTTGTGGATGCCGTTGGCGCAGAAGTTACGCAGGTAAAAGTAGGTGACCGGGTTGCCGCCATTACTTATAATGCCTACGCCGAATACGATTTAGCCGAAGCAGATTCACTGGTAAAACTACCCGAAGCTTTTAATAGCATTCCGTTTCCGGGTGAGCCTTTGGGTTGCGCTATTAATATTTTTAAGCGGTCGGATATTCAGGCGGGGCAAACGGTAGCTATTATTGGCATTGGTTTTTTAGGCGCTCTGTTAATTCAATTGGCAAAGCATGCGGGAGCCAGAGTAATTGCGCTTTCGCAACGCGATTTTTCATTAAAAATCGCCCAAGAATGCGGTGCCGATGAAATCATAAAACTGGATGATCACTGGCAAATAATCGAAAAAGTTAAAAATTTAACCAACGGTACTTTTTGCCCCCGGGTAATTGAATGCACCGGTAAAGAATGGCCTTTAAACCTGGCCGGCGAACTTACCGCCGAACGCGGGAAACTCATAATTGCGGGTTTTCACCAGGATGGTATGCGCTCCGTGAATGTGCAGTTGTGGAACTGGCGGGGATTAGATGTAATTAACGCCCACGAACGCGATCCGCAGATTTACCTGCAGGGCATGCGCGAAGCCGTAGAAGCGGTACTCAGTGGACGCATGAACCCGCAACCTTTATACACGCATACCTATCCTTTCGAAGAAATCGACCAGGCTTTCCAGGTTTTAGAAAATCGCCCGGACGGATTCATGAAAGCGCTTATCCAGTTCTAG
- a CDS encoding Gfo/Idh/MocA family protein: MQQDSLIDKHSQTDLTPNVNPPKLGFLGVGWIGRNRMEVIARHQAGEVTLISDPVASNVEEALKSAPAAQTTASLDEMLTSDLYAVVIATPSALHAEQAIAALNAGKAVFCQKPLGRNQTETQNVVEAARAANKLLGVDLSYRFTQAMQEVYRVIQSGELGTIYGVELTFHNAYGPDKPWFYDPKLSGGGCVIDLGVHLVDLALWCLNFPEVKTVTSSLYSKGQPLTSPEDQVEDYATASIQLQSGANVQLTCSWNLPAGQEAIISAVFYGTQGGVAFKNTNGSFYDFTAERYYGTRTETLCFPPDDWSGRAGVVWANRVAAGEQFNSEAEEFVKVAEVLDKIYGR; the protein is encoded by the coding sequence ATGCAACAAGATTCTCTTATAGATAAACATTCCCAAACAGATCTAACCCCGAATGTCAACCCGCCAAAACTAGGTTTTCTGGGGGTAGGCTGGATTGGACGGAACCGCATGGAAGTAATTGCCCGGCACCAAGCTGGAGAAGTTACTTTAATTTCGGACCCGGTTGCCAGCAATGTAGAAGAAGCCTTAAAATCGGCACCAGCCGCTCAAACTACTGCTTCCTTGGACGAGATGCTTACCAGCGACTTGTATGCCGTAGTTATTGCCACCCCCAGCGCATTACACGCCGAACAAGCCATAGCGGCTTTAAACGCTGGTAAAGCCGTTTTCTGCCAAAAGCCTTTGGGCCGCAATCAAACAGAAACACAAAACGTGGTAGAAGCAGCGCGTGCGGCTAATAAACTGTTGGGCGTGGATTTATCGTACCGGTTTACTCAAGCCATGCAGGAAGTTTACCGGGTAATTCAATCCGGTGAATTAGGGACTATTTACGGCGTGGAGTTAACTTTTCATAATGCCTATGGCCCGGATAAACCCTGGTTTTACGACCCAAAATTATCCGGTGGTGGTTGCGTAATCGACCTGGGTGTGCACCTGGTGGATTTGGCGCTGTGGTGTTTGAATTTCCCGGAGGTAAAAACCGTTACCAGTAGTTTGTACAGTAAAGGACAACCCTTAACCTCGCCAGAAGACCAGGTAGAAGATTACGCAACGGCTAGCATTCAATTACAAAGCGGAGCAAACGTGCAGCTTACCTGCTCCTGGAACTTACCCGCCGGTCAGGAAGCAATTATTAGCGCGGTATTTTATGGCACGCAAGGCGGGGTAGCTTTTAAAAACACCAATGGCTCGTTCTACGATTTTACCGCAGAGCGTTACTACGGTACCCGCACCGAAACCTTGTGTTTCCCACCGGATGATTGGTCGGGCCGCGCGGGAGTTGTATGGGCCAACCGGGTAGCCGCCGGCGAACAATTTAATTCCGAAGCTGAAGAATTTGTAAAAGTAGCGGAAGTATTGGATAAAATTTATGGAAGATAG
- a CDS encoding glycosyltransferase family 4 protein produces the protein MNQAGKPLKLLLTADTVGGVWTYALDLIKALAPYGTQIALATMGAFLSPLQYEQIKSLSNVVLYESNYKLEWMENPWEEVTAAGEWLLKINQEFKPDLIHLNNLVHGNLNWGKPVIQVVHSCVQSWWQGVKKEAAPESWLTYRHQVTQSLRAAQVVVAPTLTMLEEAETLYGPFHNHLVIHNGRDLGLFRYASKEPFIFSMGRLWDEAKNITLLTQVAAELSWPVLIAGNAQHPVTGKILKFPNVQFLGHLGYAAIADYLSRASIFALPAKYEPFGLSALEAGLSGCALVLGNIPSQKEIWQHTATYVDPNNAEQLKTTLSKLIEDEFIRNIFSYRALNVAQQYSAEQMASEYLDLYQQLL, from the coding sequence ATGAACCAAGCCGGCAAGCCATTAAAACTTTTATTAACCGCCGATACCGTCGGCGGCGTGTGGACCTATGCCCTCGATTTAATAAAAGCTCTGGCTCCGTACGGCACCCAAATCGCGCTGGCTACTATGGGCGCTTTCCTGTCGCCGTTGCAATACGAACAAATCAAATCTTTATCCAACGTAGTTCTCTACGAAAGCAATTACAAGCTGGAGTGGATGGAGAACCCCTGGGAAGAAGTAACTGCGGCCGGCGAATGGCTCCTGAAAATCAACCAGGAATTTAAGCCCGACCTGATTCACTTAAACAATTTGGTACACGGTAATTTAAACTGGGGAAAACCGGTAATACAGGTGGTTCATTCCTGCGTGCAGTCGTGGTGGCAAGGCGTTAAAAAAGAAGCGGCCCCCGAAAGCTGGCTCACTTACCGCCACCAGGTTACACAAAGTTTACGTGCCGCGCAAGTGGTGGTGGCTCCCACCCTGACCATGCTGGAAGAAGCCGAAACTTTGTATGGCCCTTTTCATAACCATTTGGTAATTCATAATGGCCGCGATTTAGGTTTATTCCGGTATGCTTCGAAAGAGCCTTTTATTTTTAGCATGGGGCGGTTGTGGGACGAAGCCAAAAACATAACGCTTCTAACCCAGGTAGCCGCCGAATTAAGCTGGCCCGTACTGATTGCCGGGAACGCCCAACATCCCGTAACCGGCAAAATTTTAAAATTTCCGAATGTGCAGTTCCTGGGCCATTTAGGGTACGCCGCTATTGCAGATTATTTAAGTAGGGCTTCCATTTTTGCTTTGCCGGCCAAGTATGAACCATTCGGCTTATCGGCCTTAGAAGCCGGCTTATCAGGCTGCGCCTTGGTGCTGGGCAACATTCCGAGCCAAAAAGAAATCTGGCAGCATACCGCTACTTACGTTGATCCGAATAATGCGGAACAACTCAAAACCACTTTATCGAAACTAATCGAGGATGAGTTTATCCGGAATATTTTTAGCTATCGGGCATTAAACGTGGCCCAGCAGTACAGTGCCGAACAAATGGCATCGGAGTACCTGGATTTATACCAGCAACTCTTGTAA
- a CDS encoding CgeB family protein has translation MKIVLFYHSLLSDWNHGNAHFLRGIVQELKVRGHEVQVYEPENGWSLQNLVNEYGPEKLNELHSYYPGLATNFYNLDTLKLDSVLLNADLVLVHEWNDHELVKRIGEHRIGKNYKLLFHDTHHRAVTEKSSMAAYDLSHYDGVLAFGEVIKNIYLQEQWTQKAWTWHEAADDSVFYPRTKTELQGDLVWIGNWGDEERTAELHEFLINPVKELGLKAKIYGVRYPEHALKSLADAGIEYGGWLPNYKAPEEFAKYKVTVHVPRRPYVEALPGIPTIRPFEALSCGIPLITAPWEDAENLFTPGQDFLVAQNGEEMKQHLRTVLSDENKAGALVAQGLKTINQRHTCAHRVNELEIICGELGIDSAKILGNKKEQNLHAK, from the coding sequence ATGAAAATAGTTCTCTTCTACCATTCCCTGCTTTCTGACTGGAACCACGGGAATGCGCATTTTTTAAGAGGCATCGTGCAGGAGTTAAAAGTGAGAGGCCACGAAGTGCAAGTTTACGAGCCCGAAAATGGCTGGAGTCTGCAGAATTTAGTGAATGAATACGGACCCGAAAAATTAAACGAACTGCACAGCTATTATCCAGGCTTGGCCACCAACTTCTATAATCTGGATACGCTTAAACTGGATTCGGTTTTATTAAACGCGGATTTGGTGCTGGTGCACGAGTGGAACGATCATGAGCTGGTAAAACGCATTGGCGAACACCGGATAGGTAAAAATTACAAATTGCTTTTCCACGATACCCACCACCGCGCTGTAACCGAAAAAAGCAGCATGGCCGCCTACGATTTATCGCACTACGATGGCGTATTGGCTTTTGGTGAAGTGATCAAGAATATTTACCTGCAGGAACAATGGACGCAAAAAGCCTGGACCTGGCACGAAGCCGCCGATGATTCGGTGTTTTACCCGCGTACGAAAACTGAACTACAAGGCGATTTGGTTTGGATCGGGAACTGGGGCGATGAAGAACGTACCGCCGAGCTGCACGAATTTTTAATAAATCCAGTGAAAGAACTAGGTTTAAAAGCGAAAATTTACGGGGTCCGTTACCCGGAGCACGCCTTAAAATCTTTAGCCGATGCGGGTATTGAATACGGCGGCTGGTTACCCAACTACAAAGCGCCCGAAGAGTTTGCCAAATACAAAGTAACCGTACACGTGCCACGTCGACCTTACGTGGAGGCTTTACCCGGCATTCCTACCATCCGGCCCTTTGAAGCTTTAAGTTGCGGTATTCCTTTAATAACAGCGCCCTGGGAAGATGCCGAAAACTTATTCACGCCCGGTCAGGATTTTCTGGTAGCGCAAAACGGCGAAGAAATGAAACAGCATTTAAGAACCGTACTTTCCGACGAAAACAAAGCCGGCGCGTTAGTGGCACAAGGCTTAAAAACCATTAACCAGCGGCATACCTGCGCGCACCGGGTAAATGAATTAGAAATTATCTGCGGAGAGCTGGGCATTGATTCTGCTAAAATATTGGGCAACAAAAAAGAACAAAACTTACATGCAAAATAA
- a CDS encoding CgeB family protein — MQNKKNLKIAFFGSSLVSAYWNGAATYYRGIVRALHQRGHEVTFYEPDAYQRQENRDMPDPDWAKVVVYPATEEAVLQALEDATHADIVVKASGVGVFDELLEAEVLKLQTPDRTVIFWDVDAPATLDRVQHNPQDSFRNHIPQYDLILTYGGGEPVIQAYEALGAKQCVPIYNALDTATHFPVEPNPKFACDLAFLGNRLPDREARVEQFFLDVAAKCPEQTFMIGGSGWGDKPMSPNVKYIGHVFTQDHNAFNCTPKAVLNISRESMARYGFSPATRVFEAAGAAACIITDYWEGIDFFFEPGTEILVARDGDEVAQIMAGLTEEKAKSIGEAAYKKVLAAHTYDHRADQLDQLLFSKISKKAGELV; from the coding sequence ATGCAAAATAAGAAAAATTTAAAAATTGCTTTTTTTGGTTCCAGCCTGGTGTCGGCTTATTGGAACGGAGCGGCCACGTATTACCGGGGCATTGTGCGGGCTTTACACCAACGTGGCCATGAGGTTACTTTTTACGAACCAGATGCCTACCAGCGTCAGGAAAACCGCGATATGCCCGACCCGGATTGGGCCAAAGTGGTGGTTTATCCCGCTACCGAAGAAGCCGTGTTACAAGCCCTGGAAGATGCCACTCACGCGGATATTGTAGTAAAAGCCAGCGGAGTTGGTGTTTTTGACGAGTTGCTGGAAGCTGAAGTTTTAAAATTACAAACGCCCGACCGGACTGTTATTTTCTGGGACGTAGATGCGCCGGCCACCCTGGACCGCGTGCAGCACAACCCGCAAGACTCTTTCCGGAACCATATTCCGCAGTACGATTTAATTTTAACGTATGGCGGCGGCGAACCGGTAATCCAAGCCTACGAAGCTTTAGGCGCCAAACAATGCGTACCTATTTATAATGCTTTAGATACCGCTACCCATTTTCCGGTAGAACCTAATCCAAAATTTGCCTGCGACTTAGCTTTTCTGGGTAACCGCTTGCCCGACCGCGAAGCCCGGGTAGAACAATTCTTTTTAGATGTGGCCGCCAAATGTCCGGAGCAAACCTTTATGATTGGCGGTAGTGGCTGGGGCGATAAGCCGATGAGCCCTAACGTAAAATACATTGGCCACGTGTTTACTCAGGATCATAATGCCTTTAACTGCACGCCCAAAGCGGTTTTAAATATCAGCCGCGAAAGCATGGCCCGTTATGGCTTCTCGCCGGCAACCCGGGTATTTGAAGCAGCCGGCGCCGCCGCTTGCATTATTACCGATTATTGGGAAGGTATTGATTTCTTTTTTGAACCCGGCACCGAAATCCTAGTAGCCCGAGATGGCGACGAAGTAGCCCAGATTATGGCCGGTTTAACAGAAGAAAAAGCAAAATCCATTGGTGAAGCCGCTTATAAAAAAGTTTTAGCTGCCCATACCTACGACCATCGTGCCGACCAGTTAGACCAACTGCTTTTCAGCAAAATAAGTAAAAAAGCCGGGGAGTTAGTATGA
- a CDS encoding CgeB family protein — MKQESLNIVILGLSITSSWGNGHATTFRGLVRELANRGHRVLFLERDVPWYASSRDLPNPGYCDTQLYTSLDDLQTRFTEQVREADFVMVGSYVPEGVAVGQWVINTAQGIKAFYDIDTPVTLAKLERQDYEYLHPRLIPQYDLYLSFTGGPTLDLLEQKYGSPKARPLYCSFDPDLYFPELQELKWDLGYLGTYSDDRQPPLEKLMLDAARAWPEGKFVVAGPQYPETIQWPANTQYIHHLPPAEHRKFYNSQRFTQNITRVDMIKAGYSPSVRLFEAAACGTPIISDYWNGLDSIFKFESEILVSYSAADTLRFLKEISEPERKAIGEKARQKVLVQHTAAHRALEVEQYIREYKILA; from the coding sequence ATGAAGCAGGAATCCTTAAACATTGTTATTCTGGGTTTATCCATTACTTCGTCCTGGGGAAATGGTCACGCTACTACGTTCCGGGGTTTGGTGCGCGAACTGGCTAACCGCGGGCATCGGGTTTTGTTTCTGGAAAGAGATGTGCCGTGGTACGCTTCCAGCCGCGATTTACCTAACCCGGGTTATTGCGACACGCAATTGTATACCTCCCTGGATGATCTGCAAACCCGGTTTACCGAACAAGTACGCGAAGCCGATTTTGTAATGGTAGGTTCTTACGTTCCGGAAGGCGTAGCGGTCGGGCAATGGGTCATTAATACCGCGCAAGGCATTAAAGCTTTTTACGATATCGACACGCCGGTTACTTTAGCTAAACTGGAACGCCAGGATTACGAGTATTTGCATCCGCGGCTCATTCCGCAGTACGATTTATATTTATCCTTTACAGGCGGACCAACGTTAGATTTACTCGAACAAAAATATGGTTCGCCCAAAGCCCGGCCATTGTACTGTTCTTTCGATCCGGATTTGTATTTCCCGGAATTGCAGGAGTTAAAATGGGACCTGGGTTATTTAGGAACTTACAGCGACGACCGGCAACCGCCTTTAGAAAAATTAATGCTGGATGCCGCCCGCGCCTGGCCGGAAGGCAAGTTTGTAGTGGCCGGCCCGCAGTACCCCGAAACCATTCAGTGGCCCGCCAACACGCAATACATCCATCATTTGCCGCCCGCGGAGCACCGGAAGTTTTACAACAGCCAACGCTTTACCCAAAATATTACGCGGGTAGATATGATTAAAGCGGGTTATTCCCCTAGCGTTCGTTTGTTTGAAGCGGCCGCTTGCGGTACGCCCATTATCAGCGATTATTGGAATGGCCTGGACTCAATTTTTAAATTTGAATCCGAAATCCTGGTTTCTTACTCCGCCGCCGATACTTTGCGGTTTTTAAAGGAAATTTCAGAACCGGAAAGAAAAGCCATTGGCGAAAAAGCCCGGCAAAAAGTTTTAGTGCAGCATACCGCGGCGCACCGGGCTTTAGAAGTAGAACAATACATCCGGGAATACAAGATTTTAGCTTAA
- a CDS encoding TIGR04290 family methyltransferase — protein MSTLQQEIEQLGPWFHNIHLPDGTQTAPHHTLGDFPAFKWKDIAPSIPEDLSGWNVLDVGCNAGYYTLQLAQRGAQVLAIDIDPHYLKQGTWVAKQFNLSHQIEFRQMQVYDVVKLEQSFDLIWYMGVLYHLRYPLLSLDILSQKLKRLMVFQTLTMPGEEVAEIPYDLDFNAREKMQQDGWPKMAFIENRLAGDVTNWWAPNHAGIEAMLRSCGLKVTQRPAHEIYLCEPDPDNNKSVHSWNSSEYLSATGQNWSEAVKEKVTHKNRTLTS, from the coding sequence ATGAGTACGTTGCAGCAGGAAATTGAACAACTAGGTCCGTGGTTTCATAATATTCACTTACCCGATGGTACTCAAACCGCGCCCCACCACACGCTGGGTGACTTTCCGGCTTTTAAATGGAAAGACATTGCGCCCTCCATTCCCGAAGATTTAAGCGGCTGGAACGTGCTGGATGTGGGCTGTAATGCGGGTTATTACACCTTGCAATTAGCCCAAAGAGGGGCGCAGGTTCTGGCCATTGATATAGACCCACATTACTTAAAACAAGGTACCTGGGTGGCCAAACAGTTCAACCTAAGTCATCAAATTGAGTTCCGGCAAATGCAGGTGTACGATGTGGTAAAGCTGGAACAAAGCTTTGATTTAATCTGGTACATGGGCGTGCTGTATCATTTGCGGTATCCTTTGCTTTCTTTGGACATCCTTTCCCAAAAATTAAAGCGGCTCATGGTTTTTCAAACCTTAACCATGCCGGGCGAAGAAGTGGCCGAGATACCTTACGATTTAGATTTTAATGCCCGCGAAAAAATGCAGCAAGATGGCTGGCCCAAAATGGCGTTTATCGAAAACCGGCTCGCCGGCGATGTCACCAACTGGTGGGCGCCCAACCACGCGGGCATTGAGGCCATGCTGCGCTCCTGCGGTTTAAAAGTTACCCAACGCCCCGCCCACGAAATTTACCTCTGCGAACCCGATCCCGATAACAACAAAAGTGTCCATTCCTGGAACAGCTCCGAGTATTTATCGGCAACCGGGCAAAACTGGTCCGAAGCCGTAAAAGAAAAAGTTACCCACAAAAACCGGACATTAACTTCGTAA
- a CDS encoding glycoside hydrolase 5 family protein: MLDYEVKVKPGEKQVSLPWIQVAPNAPYFITETGENWTPIGQNDAITWPDFAGLFRRKDYGAVENHLAYLVDHGVNCLRFMLEYAQTENRYLEKPVGKFQPNMLKLWDDLFALCEKYSLRILLTPYDTFWMWIRWKHHPYNKANGGPCAKRSRWLLCPDTLHAIKNRLTFAAERWGRSGALFAWDLWNEIHPAHAENNTEVFYQFIQEISTHLREVEMGLYGRTHLQTVSLFGPVLYEHPAVADVIFRHPQLDFATTHFYDAKTINHPKDTVNSAICTGALVREALEHLHQPKPFFDSEHGPIHNFKDLRKTLPDDFDDEYFRHIQWSHLASGAAGGGMRWPNRHPHVLTPGMRVAQSSLAKFAQLINWSTFKRQNLNQEIKISSPAFAKFGCADDKQAIVYLLRQDKRDKKKMVDRTAPAIPVTVSVPDLQPGSYQVFFWKTQEGFLLSQQVVEVKQSQELTLEIPPIVTDIAVAIKQI; the protein is encoded by the coding sequence ATGTTAGATTACGAAGTAAAAGTGAAGCCCGGGGAAAAACAGGTAAGCCTGCCCTGGATTCAGGTAGCACCGAATGCCCCGTATTTTATTACCGAAACCGGCGAAAACTGGACGCCCATTGGTCAGAACGATGCGATTACCTGGCCGGATTTTGCCGGTTTATTCCGCCGGAAAGATTATGGCGCCGTAGAAAACCATTTGGCTTATTTAGTAGACCATGGCGTAAACTGCTTACGGTTTATGCTGGAATACGCCCAAACCGAGAACCGCTACCTCGAAAAACCGGTAGGCAAGTTTCAGCCGAACATGCTCAAGTTGTGGGACGATTTATTTGCACTTTGCGAAAAATACAGCTTACGCATTCTGCTCACGCCTTACGATACTTTTTGGATGTGGATCCGCTGGAAACATCATCCTTATAATAAAGCAAACGGTGGACCCTGCGCCAAACGGTCGCGGTGGTTGTTGTGCCCGGATACGCTGCATGCCATTAAAAACCGATTAACATTTGCCGCAGAGCGTTGGGGCCGCAGTGGCGCTTTGTTTGCCTGGGATTTGTGGAACGAAATTCACCCGGCACACGCCGAAAATAACACGGAAGTTTTTTACCAGTTTATTCAGGAAATAAGCACCCATTTGCGCGAAGTGGAAATGGGTTTGTACGGCCGCACGCACTTGCAAACCGTTTCCCTATTCGGGCCGGTTTTGTACGAGCATCCGGCCGTAGCCGATGTTATTTTCCGGCACCCGCAACTCGATTTTGCTACTACCCATTTTTACGATGCCAAAACCATTAATCACCCGAAAGATACCGTAAACTCGGCCATTTGCACGGGAGCTTTGGTGCGGGAAGCCCTAGAACATTTACATCAGCCCAAACCTTTTTTTGATAGTGAACACGGACCGATTCACAATTTTAAAGATTTGCGAAAAACCTTGCCCGATGATTTTGACGATGAGTACTTCCGGCACATTCAATGGTCACACCTGGCATCGGGGGCAGCTGGCGGTGGTATGCGCTGGCCCAACCGCCACCCGCACGTACTTACGCCGGGCATGCGCGTAGCTCAATCCAGCTTAGCTAAGTTTGCGCAACTTATTAACTGGTCTACCTTTAAACGCCAAAACCTGAATCAGGAAATAAAAATATCTTCTCCGGCCTTTGCCAAATTTGGCTGTGCCGACGACAAGCAAGCAATTGTGTATTTATTGCGCCAGGATAAACGCGATAAAAAGAAGATGGTAGATAGAACTGCCCCCGCTATTCCGGTTACTGTTTCGGTGCCGGACTTACAACCTGGTTCTTACCAAGTATTTTTCTGGAAAACGCAAGAAGGTTTTTTACTATCGCAGCAAGTAGTAGAAGTAAAACAAAGCCAAGAACTTACATTGGAAATTCCGCCTATTGTTACGGATATCGCCGTAGCCATTAAGCAGATTTAA